Proteins encoded within one genomic window of Fibrobacter sp. UWB16:
- a CDS encoding SUMF1/EgtB/PvdO family nonheme iron enzyme: MANNEKNSTKNAQNAQGNQKKKNGKRNLVILILMFLLLICLFVVQCQLNKVKQQALEEQKLSELALRQQQILDSLRAEQAKADSLKALEEARIADSLRIADSIRTADSLANLPKVPAVNKDSIRAYRKFRRDSLARVNDSLARIERDRQDSLNKARFADSLRNSDKVPPTAEITPPAGRYYDPIKLKVKCDEIKCKTFVSIGDTLNPQDASKGIEYNKTGSVFFYATDSVGNRSAWEEAKYDMASDNICGKNAYPVPVGGKTVCVDAYEYPNQPDATPKDMVSQEEAARICKNEGKHLCTIEEWQAACRGKDGFKFSYGNGYKQSKCNTNTKAAKRSGRKTQCRSWYGMYDMNGNLWEWTASTSKQHPDKFLVAGGAWNTNNESSCSVSKFSFYPQNQYPSVGFRCCK, encoded by the coding sequence ATGGCAAACAACGAAAAGAATTCTACGAAGAACGCACAAAATGCGCAGGGCAACCAGAAGAAGAAAAACGGGAAACGCAATCTCGTCATCTTGATTTTGATGTTCCTTTTGCTCATCTGCCTTTTTGTAGTGCAGTGCCAGCTCAACAAGGTCAAGCAGCAAGCGCTTGAAGAACAGAAACTCTCGGAACTCGCACTCCGCCAACAGCAGATTCTTGATAGCCTCCGCGCCGAACAGGCCAAGGCCGACAGCTTGAAGGCTCTCGAAGAAGCTAGAATCGCAGACAGTTTGCGCATCGCGGACTCCATCCGCACGGCAGATTCGCTCGCCAATTTGCCCAAAGTCCCGGCAGTCAACAAGGACAGCATCCGTGCCTATCGCAAGTTCCGCAGGGATAGTCTCGCCCGCGTTAACGACTCGCTCGCACGTATCGAGAGAGACCGCCAGGATTCCCTGAACAAGGCTCGCTTCGCCGATAGCCTCCGCAACTCGGACAAGGTCCCGCCCACAGCCGAAATCACGCCTCCTGCAGGCCGCTACTACGACCCGATCAAGCTCAAGGTCAAGTGCGACGAAATCAAATGCAAGACGTTTGTTTCCATCGGCGATACGCTCAATCCGCAAGACGCAAGCAAGGGCATAGAATACAACAAGACCGGTTCCGTGTTCTTCTACGCTACCGACTCCGTCGGTAACCGCTCCGCTTGGGAAGAAGCCAAGTACGACATGGCAAGCGATAACATTTGCGGCAAGAACGCCTACCCCGTCCCGGTTGGCGGAAAGACCGTCTGCGTAGACGCCTATGAATACCCGAACCAGCCGGACGCTACACCGAAGGACATGGTAAGCCAGGAAGAAGCCGCACGCATTTGCAAGAACGAAGGCAAACACCTCTGCACAATCGAAGAATGGCAAGCCGCCTGCCGTGGCAAGGACGGTTTCAAGTTCTCTTACGGTAATGGTTACAAGCAGAGCAAGTGCAATACCAACACAAAGGCAGCCAAGAGAAGCGGTCGCAAGACGCAATGCCGCAGCTGGTATGGCATGTACGACATGAACGGAAACCTCTGGGAATGGACAGCCTCAACAAGCAAGCAGCACCCGGACAAGTTCCTGGTCGCAGGTGGCGCATGGAACACGAACAACGAAAGTAGCTGTTCCGTAAGCAAATTCAGCTTCTACCCGCAGAACCAGTACCCGAGTGTCGGTTTCAGGTGTTGTAAATAA
- a CDS encoding amino acid ABC transporter ATP-binding protein: MNANAETLIQVKNLCKSYGDKQILKGISLDIHRGDVIAIIGPSGCGKSTFLRQLNLLEHPTSGDILLDGKSILAKDVSKPSIRERVGMVFQQFNLFKNMTALKNIMFAPVKLGRLSKADAETRARELLKRVGLLDRADHYPAQLSGGQQQRIAIARAMAMQPEAILFDEPTSALDPEMVGEVLKIMKDLAKSGMTMIVVTHEMSFAREVANRVLFFADGYVKEDGSPEEVFDNPKDTRLKEFLSALKK; the protein is encoded by the coding sequence ATGAACGCTAATGCAGAAACTTTAATCCAGGTCAAGAACCTTTGCAAATCTTACGGTGACAAGCAAATCCTCAAGGGTATTTCGCTTGATATCCATCGCGGTGACGTGATTGCTATTATCGGCCCGTCTGGTTGTGGTAAGTCGACGTTCTTGCGCCAGCTGAATTTGCTGGAGCACCCGACGAGCGGCGATATCCTTTTGGATGGCAAGAGCATTTTGGCGAAGGATGTTTCGAAGCCTTCGATTCGCGAGCGCGTTGGCATGGTTTTCCAGCAGTTCAACCTGTTCAAGAACATGACCGCACTCAAGAACATCATGTTTGCGCCAGTGAAACTCGGGCGTTTGTCCAAGGCAGATGCCGAAACGCGTGCTCGTGAACTCTTGAAGCGCGTGGGTCTCTTGGACCGTGCAGACCATTATCCGGCACAGCTTTCGGGCGGTCAGCAGCAGCGTATCGCAATAGCCCGTGCTATGGCAATGCAGCCCGAAGCCATCCTCTTTGATGAACCGACGAGTGCTTTGGACCCGGAAATGGTGGGCGAGGTGCTCAAGATTATGAAGGACCTTGCAAAGTCCGGCATGACGATGATCGTTGTAACGCACGAAATGAGCTTTGCCCGTGAAGTGGCAAACCGTGTGCTCTTCTTTGCCGACGGTTACGTTAAGGAAGACGGATCCCCTGAAGAAGTCTTCGACAACCCGAAGGACACCCGCCTCAAGGAATTCTTGTCCGCACTCAAGAAGTAG
- a CDS encoding ABC transporter permease subunit (The N-terminal region of this protein, as described by TIGR01726, is a three transmembrane segment that identifies a subfamily of ABC transporter permease subunits, which specificities that include histidine, arginine, glutamine, glutamate, L-cystine (sic), the opines (in Agrobacterium) octopine and nopaline, etc.), which translates to MIRKLYLPLLIALFSLALTSCQSEKQTVIPNRVHSISDLGHKKVGVQIGNTADIYASDFGGDTAKIDVERYTKLADAVQALLQGKIDAVMSDDQPAKAFVLQNPSLRILEEVFVEEMYAGVVAKGNEALLDSVNQALEAMKKDGVYDSLFNTYIYRSGNYHYQKKVTEGPKLVVSTNAQFPPYEYYENTKIVGLDIEIVNYIADYLNRTVEIQDIEFDAIINAVASGKADVGFSGFTVTEERKKSINFTTPYTLSKVVVIVRGDQAVESEESFGDHVYKNFVKDSRWKFIVEGLRNTLVISFFAALLGIMIGFVIAQIRTSNEFNGRFKVLNWFAKAYLAVIRGTPMMIQLLIIYYIVFSSVNINKILVAIVAFGINSGAYVSEIIRSGIKGVDPGQIEAGRSLGLKFRTVLYYIVYPQAFKNSLPALTNEFISLIKETSICGYIGLTDLTRGGDIIRSMTYEAMLPLLAVAAIYFIIVAGLSACVAKLEKRLKKNER; encoded by the coding sequence ATGATACGAAAGTTATATCTCCCTCTTCTTATTGCACTGTTCTCGCTCGCGCTCACATCGTGCCAAAGCGAGAAACAGACCGTCATCCCTAACAGGGTTCATTCCATCAGCGATCTCGGCCACAAAAAAGTGGGCGTGCAGATTGGCAACACCGCCGATATCTACGCATCGGACTTTGGTGGCGACACGGCTAAAATCGATGTCGAACGCTACACGAAGCTTGCCGATGCCGTGCAGGCACTGTTGCAGGGGAAGATTGACGCGGTCATGAGTGACGACCAGCCCGCCAAGGCTTTCGTGCTCCAGAATCCGTCGCTTCGCATTCTCGAAGAAGTCTTCGTCGAAGAAATGTATGCAGGCGTTGTCGCGAAGGGCAACGAAGCGCTTTTGGATTCAGTGAACCAGGCGCTTGAAGCGATGAAGAAGGATGGCGTTTACGATTCCCTCTTCAATACGTACATTTACCGTTCGGGCAATTACCACTACCAGAAAAAAGTGACCGAAGGCCCGAAGCTCGTTGTTTCGACCAACGCTCAGTTCCCGCCGTACGAATACTACGAGAACACAAAGATTGTCGGTCTCGATATCGAAATCGTGAATTACATTGCCGACTACCTCAACCGTACCGTTGAAATTCAGGACATTGAATTTGACGCGATTATCAATGCGGTTGCATCGGGCAAGGCTGATGTCGGTTTCTCGGGATTCACCGTTACCGAAGAACGCAAAAAGTCCATCAACTTTACGACTCCGTACACGCTCTCGAAAGTCGTCGTGATTGTTCGCGGTGACCAAGCTGTCGAAAGCGAAGAAAGTTTTGGCGATCATGTCTACAAGAATTTCGTGAAGGATTCCCGCTGGAAGTTCATTGTCGAAGGTCTCCGCAACACGCTTGTGATTTCGTTCTTTGCGGCTCTCCTCGGTATCATGATTGGCTTTGTGATTGCGCAGATTCGTACGAGCAACGAATTCAACGGCCGTTTCAAGGTGCTGAACTGGTTTGCTAAGGCTTACCTTGCCGTGATTCGCGGTACACCGATGATGATCCAGCTCCTCATCATTTACTACATCGTCTTCTCGTCGGTGAACATCAACAAGATTCTCGTCGCGATTGTTGCTTTTGGCATCAACTCGGGCGCCTACGTTTCTGAAATCATCCGCAGCGGTATCAAGGGCGTAGACCCGGGACAGATTGAAGCGGGCCGTAGTCTTGGCCTCAAGTTTCGCACAGTCCTTTATTACATCGTTTACCCGCAGGCGTTCAAGAACTCGCTTCCTGCTCTCACGAACGAGTTTATCTCGCTCATCAAGGAAACATCCATTTGCGGTTACATCGGCCTTACCGACCTTACTCGCGGTGGCGATATCATCCGCAGTATGACTTACGAAGCCATGCTCCCGCTCCTTGCTGTGGCAGCTATTTACTTTATCATTGTCGCCGGGCTTTCGGCTTGTGTTGCAAAACTTGAAAAGAGGTTGAAGAAAAATGAACGCTAA